The genome window GCGCATGACCAGGGTTAATTCATCGCCGCCGTAACGGGCGAGAAAATCCATGGAACGCATTTTCCCGGCAAGGTAATTGAACACATCATGAAGGACATCATCACCAATACTGTGACCAAAGGTATCATTCACATGCTTGAATCCGTCCAGGTCCATCATCACAACGGAAAATCCCAAGTTTATGCGGCTGGCACGGCGCATTTCCTCCTGAAGGCGTTCGTCCAATGCACGGCGGTTGGGCAACCCCGTGACGCTGTCTGTGTTTGCCAGCTCGGTCACACCTCGATGCAGGCTCGCATTGAAGATCGCCGTTGCCGCATGGTCTGCCAGCAATCCGATCAGGCGCAGTTCCGACCCGGTGAACCCGCCGGTGGTGGAACGGGAAAGGTTCATGACCCCCACAATCGCATTGTTGAATTTGAGCGGGACGCCGATGATCGAGCCGCCCCAGTCCCGCGGGACATCCTTAAAGAGCGGATGGCTTAGGATATCTTCGACGATGAGCTGCTCCCCATGATTTGCCACTGTATAGGTAAGTCCGTGCGGCCTCGGCATGGCGAAAACCTTGTTCCTTTCCCCGTCCATATTCAAGGATGCGCCAAATTCCAATCGTCCGTGTGAATACAAAAAGATGTGGGCCGACCGCGAATTTTTCACCAGCCGCATGGCTTCGCTCACGACTGCATCCAGAACGGTCTGAAATTCCAGGCTGGATGTCAAATTTAAACTGATGCTTTTCAAGGAATCCAGTTCGTCCGCCTGCTGTCTTACCAGGGTCAACAATGAATGTTTGGAGATGATTTCCCGCGCAACAGGCTCGACCCACCCGTCCTTTTTCTGTGAGTCACGGGATGACTCGGCGGCTTCAATCAACACCTGTATGAGTTTTAGGACCCCCTCCTTTTCTTCAGGCGGAATTGTATCGTCCTGATCGATCGCCTCCCAGGCACGCTGGAATACGCCGCTGTGCTCATCCCTGTTTTTCTTCATATCACCCTTATGGCCGCTCCTCCTGAACGCCAGCCTAGATCTGGCCCTGGCTGGCACGAATAATGGAATTATACGTCCATTTTCGTCAAGAATTGGATTGTGTTAGAATGACATTCCACTCCTTTCGACGAGGTTCCTCGTGTCCAACTCACCCAAACCTGCTCCTGCCACCCCATTAACTTCACGCCGACGCGGGATCATTGTCGGCGCCTCCGAAGGGATCGGCGCCGCTCTCGCCCGTAAACTGGCAAAAGAGGGATACACCCTTGCCCTGATCGCCCGCCAAAAAGATAAATTGAACGCCTTGTGTATGGAGATCAATCAGGCAGGCGGTGAAGTTCGCGCCCTGGCCTACCCGCACGATGTGGCTAAATACAAGGAAGTTCCCGCCCTGCTCCAAAAAGTCGTTGCAGACCTTGGCGGGCTGGATGTTTTTGTCTTTATGGCGGGGGTTAACCATCCGCCCGGCGGTGTTGACAAATATAATTTCGAAAACGACCGCAGGATGATCGAGGTCAATCTGATCGGTGCCATGGCATGGCTCAGCCCGGTGGCGGAAATGTTCCAAAATGCCAAAATGGGACAGATCGTTGGCATCGGCTCCGTCGCCGGAGACCGCGGCCGCATCGGCAACCCCGGGTATAACACATCCAAGGCCGGGCTTGCCACCTATCTTGAAGCGCTTCGCAACAGGCTCACCCGTCATGGCATCAACGTATTGACCGTCAAACCCGGTTTTGTGAAAACCGAAATGCTCAAAGCTGCACAGGGGGCGACCCCCTTTGCCATCCCTCCCGAAAAGGCCGCGGACGATATTTACAAAGCCATGCGCAGGCGCAAACAACTGGTCTATACTGCCTCCATATGGCGCTGGATCATGTTCATCATTCAACATGTGCCATCGGTGATCTTCCGCCGCATGTCCTTCTAACTTCATTCCAAACCCACCATGCAAAACACCTTCACCCAACTCGATAACTTCGGACATTCGCTCAGCGCGCCGTCCTATCTCATCCAACCCAGATCCGCCGCGGAAATTTATTCCGCGTTCAAACTCGCAAGGAAAACGGGGCTTGCCGTAACAGCGCGGGGAGCCGGTCGCAGTTATAACGATGCCGCCTTGAACGGCGGCGGAATCATGCTGGATATGTCAGCGATGAACAGGATCACGAAATGGGATCAGGCAAGGGGTCAGGTGCGGTGCGAGCCCGGCGTCACACTGGAACAACTTTGGAAACAGGTCGAACCCGAAGGCTGGTGGCCGCCCGTTGTCTCCGGTACCATGAAGACCACGCTGGGCGGATGTCTTGCTGCGAACATTCACGGAAAAAACAATTTCAAAATGGGCACGATCGGCGAACACGTAGTGGAGTTCACCGCCGTTCTGCCGACGGGCGCGGTGGTGACCTGCACGTCCACAAAGAATGCGGATTTGTTTTACGCGATGATCGGCGGATATGGATTGCTTGGCATTTTCACATCCATTACCCTGCAAATGAAGCGCATCCATTCCGGCCTGCTCACTGTGGACGCATGGCCCGTGCAGAATCTCGGCAGACAACTCTCCAGCCTGCACGATGGCGCGCCGAATTATGATTATATCGTCGGCTGGCTGGACTGTCTTGCGGGCGGCTCATCCCTCGGGCGCGGACAGATCCATGCCGCACGCTATGTGCATGAAGACGAGGACCCAAATCCGCAGGAGACGATGAAGATTCAAAATCAAATCCTGCCGCCGCGCATCTTTGGTGTTTTTCCGAAGGCGCTGCTGCATTACTTCATGACCCCGTTTTTTAATAACCTGGGCACATGGGGGATCAACACCGCAAAATATATTGCGTCGTTGCGTAACCATACCTTTCGCCAGCCCCATGCGGCCTTTCATTTCCTTTTGGATTATGTCCCCGATTGGGAACTTTCCTACGGGCGCAAGGGATTGATCCAGTATCAATCCTTCCTTCCAAAAGAGACTGCCGAAGCTGCATGGACGGAAATGCTCAAGCTCTCGCTTAAGAACCGCCTGCCATCATACTTGGGAGTCACCAAACGCCACCGCCCGGATAAATTCCTGCTTACGCATGCCGTGGACGGTTTCTCGCTCGCGATGGACTTCAAAGTGACCGATGGCAGCCGCGCAAAATTGCGCTCCATGCTGTTGGATTTCGACAGGATCGTGCTCGCCAATGGCGGGCGATTCTATTTTGCGAAGAACAGCGAAACCACAGCCGAGACGGCGCTTGCATTTTATGGAAAAACCACAGTAGCCAAATTCAGGAAATTGAAAAAACGCTGCGACCCGAACGGACTGCTGGAATCGGATCTGTACCGAAGAATCTTCAAATAATACATGCAGGGGCGGGGTTCCCCGCCCCTGTGGACTTTAATGCTATGAACCTCGATATTATTGATCTGGGTCTGATCGATTATGAACGTGCCTGGAAATTGCAGGATGAATACGCGGCGGAGATTGCAGTGGGAAAACGCCCGCCGACCCTGCTTTTGCTTGAACACCCCCATGTTTATACATTCGGAAGAAAAGGCCGTGCCGGGAATTTGCTCTGGAATGAGGAACAGTTAAAACAAAAGGGCATCTCCATTCACTGGGTGGACCGCGGCGGCGACGTCACCTATCATGGCCCGGGACAGCTGGTGGGCTATCCGCTTCTTCCGCTTGGAAAAGTAAACACAGACAATAAACTTCCCGAAGCCGATTATGTGGGTTACGTCCGTAAACTGGAGAAAATGTTGATCGGGGCATTGATGCAGTTTGGGGTTGCGGCAGGCCAGCGCTCCGGTTTGACCGGGGTGTGGATCCAGGCCGATGTCCATTCACGCTGTCCGCGCTGCAAGCCCGAAGACAAGAAAAAGCCTGCGAAGATCGCGGCCATCGGCGTCAAGGTGGATGCGCGCGGAATCTCCCGTCACGGCTTTGCGTTGAATGTCAAGCCAGACATGGAATACTGGGATGGCATCATTGCCTGCGGTTTAAACGAGCCGCTGGTATCGCTGGCGGATCTGCTGGACCCCGGCCCTTCCGTGGAACAGGCAAAAGAGAGGATAATTTCCTCATTTCACCAGATTTTTGAAGATGAACAAAAAGCCTCCTGCGTTTTGTAGGGGACTTTTTATTCTGCAACCACCCAGCGGTCACGCCCGCTGCTCTTTGCTTTATACATGGCATGGTCGGCGCGGTTGAGCAGTGTTTCCCATGTATCCTTGCCCGGACGAAATTGCGCCACACCGATGCTCAGGGTGATTTTTACCGCGTGCTCCTTGACATGCATCACTTTTTTATGTGCCTGCTTGCACAAACGGGAGGCTTGCTCTGCGGCGGCGGTTATGCCCGAACTCGGCAGCAGGATTAGAAACTCCTCACCGCCATATCTTCCGACGATATCCGGAGTACGGACGCCTTCCCGCAATTGGTGGGCAACCTGTCTTAATACCTGATCTCCTATGGGATGTCCGTGGGTATCATTCACCGCTTTGAAATTATCCACATCCACAAGAGAGATGGAAAGCGGCGTGTTATACCGTTCGGCACGCAGTACCTCATCCTGTAATTCGCGGATGATCGCGCGGCGGTTGAGCAAAAAGGTCAGCGGATCGGTTTGGGAGACCTCCTTGGCCTGCGCGATCACCGCATTGAGTTCGACCTGTTTGCTGCGGGCGAGTTTTCTCATGGATTCACTTTTGGCATGGAATATATTCACCTGCCCGTTCAGGTCCTGGATTATTTCCTGTAATGTAATATCTGTTTCCATCTGCTCGGCAATGAACAGGGTGCGTCCGTCCTGGGCAGGAAAAAGGAAGCAGTTATAAAACACGGCGTGGCCCGCGCCGTCCGGGGGCAGTTGCACCGCCCAATGCGCCGCCGTTTTGTTCGTCAGTTTGGCCTGTAAAACATTTTTGTCCTTTTCTGAAAACAGGTCATTCAAACTGGCTGTTGACGGGAGCCTTCCC of Anaerolineales bacterium contains these proteins:
- a CDS encoding sensor domain-containing diguanylate cyclase, whose product is MKKNRDEHSGVFQRAWEAIDQDDTIPPEEKEGVLKLIQVLIEAAESSRDSQKKDGWVEPVAREIISKHSLLTLVRQQADELDSLKSISLNLTSSLEFQTVLDAVVSEAMRLVKNSRSAHIFLYSHGRLEFGASLNMDGERNKVFAMPRPHGLTYTVANHGEQLIVEDILSHPLFKDVPRDWGGSIIGVPLKFNNAIVGVMNLSRSTTGGFTGSELRLIGLLADHAATAIFNASLHRGVTELANTDSVTGLPNRRALDERLQEEMRRASRINLGFSVVMMDLDGFKHVNDTFGHSIGDDVLHDVFNYLAGKMRSMDFLARYGGDELTLVMRDSGQAEAELVTKRIIDWIREYVFPVSASQSIRLGITAGIAVYPLHSRTASDLLRAADAALYQAKKYKRGSYVIARGATGPLDPLTLNTFIKD
- a CDS encoding SDR family NAD(P)-dependent oxidoreductase — encoded protein: MSNSPKPAPATPLTSRRRGIIVGASEGIGAALARKLAKEGYTLALIARQKDKLNALCMEINQAGGEVRALAYPHDVAKYKEVPALLQKVVADLGGLDVFVFMAGVNHPPGGVDKYNFENDRRMIEVNLIGAMAWLSPVAEMFQNAKMGQIVGIGSVAGDRGRIGNPGYNTSKAGLATYLEALRNRLTRHGINVLTVKPGFVKTEMLKAAQGATPFAIPPEKAADDIYKAMRRRKQLVYTASIWRWIMFIIQHVPSVIFRRMSF
- a CDS encoding FAD-binding oxidoreductase, which codes for MQNTFTQLDNFGHSLSAPSYLIQPRSAAEIYSAFKLARKTGLAVTARGAGRSYNDAALNGGGIMLDMSAMNRITKWDQARGQVRCEPGVTLEQLWKQVEPEGWWPPVVSGTMKTTLGGCLAANIHGKNNFKMGTIGEHVVEFTAVLPTGAVVTCTSTKNADLFYAMIGGYGLLGIFTSITLQMKRIHSGLLTVDAWPVQNLGRQLSSLHDGAPNYDYIVGWLDCLAGGSSLGRGQIHAARYVHEDEDPNPQETMKIQNQILPPRIFGVFPKALLHYFMTPFFNNLGTWGINTAKYIASLRNHTFRQPHAAFHFLLDYVPDWELSYGRKGLIQYQSFLPKETAEAAWTEMLKLSLKNRLPSYLGVTKRHRPDKFLLTHAVDGFSLAMDFKVTDGSRAKLRSMLLDFDRIVLANGGRFYFAKNSETTAETALAFYGKTTVAKFRKLKKRCDPNGLLESDLYRRIFK
- the lipB gene encoding lipoyl(octanoyl) transferase LipB, which produces MNLDIIDLGLIDYERAWKLQDEYAAEIAVGKRPPTLLLLEHPHVYTFGRKGRAGNLLWNEEQLKQKGISIHWVDRGGDVTYHGPGQLVGYPLLPLGKVNTDNKLPEADYVGYVRKLEKMLIGALMQFGVAAGQRSGLTGVWIQADVHSRCPRCKPEDKKKPAKIAAIGVKVDARGISRHGFALNVKPDMEYWDGIIACGLNEPLVSLADLLDPGPSVEQAKERIISSFHQIFEDEQKASCVL
- a CDS encoding GGDEF domain-containing protein, whose translation is MTTQDVETIFETIQAMVALVESDGTLVSWNSAFESWKGRLPSTASLNDLFSEKDKNVLQAKLTNKTAAHWAVQLPPDGAGHAVFYNCFLFPAQDGRTLFIAEQMETDITLQEIIQDLNGQVNIFHAKSESMRKLARSKQVELNAVIAQAKEVSQTDPLTFLLNRRAIIRELQDEVLRAERYNTPLSISLVDVDNFKAVNDTHGHPIGDQVLRQVAHQLREGVRTPDIVGRYGGEEFLILLPSSGITAAAEQASRLCKQAHKKVMHVKEHAVKITLSIGVAQFRPGKDTWETLLNRADHAMYKAKSSGRDRWVVAE